The following proteins are co-located in the Bacteroidales bacterium genome:
- a CDS encoding DMT family transporter — MPPNISELNSKGNTIFWAIIACLLWSTAYAGIKIGLQYDTPFRFAGARFIIAGLMILPFTIKPKAYFKMIRDHWKVVAWVTFLQILFNYSLFYQGLTLVPGALGAVIVGSQPLVTAFVAAIMHDGDRLTRKKVITIVFGISGVILISAGRQAFKLGTLMELLGVFMILTANIGTAVSNVVVSLKGKGLNPLVLSSSSIFTGGVVFYLASIPIEGPPKFDFPAEYWVTLIWLGFMAAAAFSLWFKLLQRPGVKVSELNLWKFIIPVIGAILSWLLVPDENPEWLTISGMVIITLSLITFYRSTKEVPAA, encoded by the coding sequence TTGCCGCCAAACATTTCTGAATTGAACTCCAAAGGAAACACAATATTCTGGGCTATAATTGCCTGTCTGCTCTGGTCAACAGCCTATGCAGGTATTAAGATCGGATTACAGTACGACACCCCTTTCCGTTTCGCAGGTGCCAGGTTCATAATTGCCGGACTGATGATACTGCCTTTTACAATAAAGCCTAAAGCATATTTTAAAATGATCAGGGATCACTGGAAAGTTGTTGCCTGGGTTACATTTTTACAGATACTTTTTAACTACTCTTTGTTCTATCAGGGACTAACACTTGTACCCGGTGCTCTCGGTGCAGTTATTGTTGGATCTCAACCGCTTGTTACAGCATTTGTTGCAGCAATTATGCACGATGGTGACAGGCTTACAAGAAAGAAAGTCATAACTATAGTATTTGGTATTTCAGGGGTGATACTAATCAGTGCAGGACGACAGGCTTTTAAACTTGGAACCCTTATGGAACTGCTTGGTGTATTTATGATATTAACTGCCAACATAGGAACAGCGGTGAGCAATGTTGTTGTTTCACTTAAAGGAAAAGGTCTGAATCCTTTAGTTCTCAGTTCCTCCTCGATCTTTACAGGAGGAGTGGTCTTCTATCTCGCATCCATACCAATAGAAGGACCTCCGAAATTCGATTTCCCGGCTGAATACTGGGTTACCCTTATCTGGCTTGGTTTTATGGCTGCGGCAGCATTCTCATTGTGGTTTAAATTGCTTCAGCGTCCGGGAGTTAAAGTATCGGAACTCAATTTATGGAAATTTATTATTCCTGTTATTGGAGCAATCCTTAGCTGGCTGCTTGTTCCTGATGAAAATCCGGAATGGCTTACTATTTCCGGAATGGTGATTATAACGCTTTCATTGATAACATTCTACAGAAGCACAAAAGAAGTACCTGCTGCGTAG
- a CDS encoding DPP IV N-terminal domain-containing protein, which yields MFPALAFPQVTAEDYKRADDLARLVADKVYYSSVRPSWIGNTGSFLYETNTPTGTDYFILNTADLKKRQAFDQTKFAIGFYAATGIKAETGKLPIRNILFSEKFGSFAFVYDNFNWICNLKDYRIVKRDRVTERGRQSAWDWGFRDELANAPMDSPDKKWTAFIRNYNVFIRSADDKKEYQLSFDGGIGNYYSSYFRWSDNSKKLMAYRVTSAEKHMIYYIESSPEDQLQPKHYSYEYQKPGDEVPQKYPQLFDIETKKHIPVDDKIIPNQYTVNNIQWSKDNAYFTFEYNRRGHQLYQVIKVDAATGKDKVIINETSSTFIDYSGKNFRYNLDETNEIIWASERDGWYHLYLYDSGTGLVKNQITKGEWVIRDVTYVDEKKRQIIFQASGREPGDPYYIHYYRINFDGSGLIRLTEGEGTHEASFSPDKSLFVDTWSRIDLPPVSVLRKTEDGSKIMDIEKADITKLLETGIRLPEVFTAKGRDGVTDIWGIIIKPTKFDPSKKYPVIEYIYAGPHSSFVPKSFRPFLGEMHQLAELGFIVVQIDGMGTSNRSKAFHDVCWKNLKDAGFPDRIPWIKAAAIKYPSMDIERVGIYGGSAGGQNAAGAVLFHPEFYKVAVAACGCHDNRMDKMWWNEQWMGWPVGVEYSESSNVDNAWRLKGRLLLINGEMDNNVDPASTEQLVNALIKANKEFEYVFVPGAKHISNGGVYGSRKRRDFFVKHLLGTDPPEWNIIEK from the coding sequence ATGTTTCCGGCATTAGCCTTTCCCCAGGTAACAGCTGAAGACTATAAGCGGGCAGATGACCTGGCAAGGCTGGTAGCAGACAAGGTCTATTACAGCAGTGTAAGACCATCATGGATTGGAAATACTGGTAGTTTCTTATATGAGACTAATACACCCACTGGAACGGATTATTTTATACTGAATACCGCAGATCTTAAGAAGAGGCAGGCCTTTGATCAGACTAAGTTTGCCATCGGGTTTTATGCTGCAACCGGAATTAAAGCAGAGACCGGGAAACTACCAATAAGGAACATTCTCTTTTCTGAGAAGTTCGGAAGCTTTGCCTTTGTTTATGATAACTTTAACTGGATCTGCAACCTCAAGGATTACAGAATCGTTAAACGCGACAGGGTGACTGAAAGAGGGAGGCAATCAGCCTGGGACTGGGGATTCAGGGATGAGCTGGCAAATGCACCAATGGATTCCCCAGATAAAAAATGGACAGCCTTCATCAGGAACTATAATGTCTTTATAAGGTCTGCAGATGACAAAAAAGAGTATCAGCTGAGTTTTGACGGAGGTATCGGGAATTATTATTCTTCCTATTTCAGGTGGTCTGATAACTCTAAGAAGTTAATGGCGTACAGGGTGACATCTGCAGAAAAGCATATGATATATTACATTGAATCCTCACCTGAAGATCAGCTCCAGCCAAAACACTACTCTTACGAATATCAGAAACCCGGTGATGAAGTTCCTCAGAAGTATCCTCAGCTTTTTGATATTGAGACTAAAAAGCATATTCCCGTTGATGATAAAATCATACCGAATCAATACACTGTAAATAACATCCAGTGGAGCAAGGACAATGCATATTTTACTTTTGAATACAACAGAAGAGGACACCAGCTCTATCAGGTAATTAAGGTTGATGCTGCAACTGGTAAGGATAAGGTGATTATTAATGAGACCTCATCAACTTTTATAGATTACAGCGGTAAGAACTTCAGATACAATCTTGATGAAACAAATGAGATTATATGGGCTTCTGAGCGAGATGGCTGGTATCATTTGTATTTGTATGATTCAGGTACCGGACTTGTAAAAAACCAGATCACCAAAGGCGAATGGGTTATCAGAGATGTTACTTATGTTGATGAAAAGAAAAGGCAGATTATATTTCAGGCAAGCGGCAGGGAACCGGGAGACCCGTACTATATACATTACTACAGGATAAATTTTGACGGATCGGGTCTGATCAGACTTACTGAGGGAGAAGGAACTCATGAGGCAAGTTTTTCACCTGACAAGAGCTTATTCGTTGATACATGGTCAAGAATAGACCTTCCTCCGGTTTCAGTTCTAAGAAAAACAGAAGACGGATCAAAAATTATGGACATTGAGAAGGCAGATATCACTAAACTTCTTGAAACAGGTATAAGGCTCCCTGAAGTTTTTACAGCAAAGGGGAGGGATGGTGTGACTGATATCTGGGGAATAATAATAAAACCAACCAAATTTGATCCCTCAAAAAAATATCCTGTTATAGAATATATCTATGCTGGGCCGCACAGCAGCTTTGTACCAAAGAGTTTCAGACCATTTTTAGGTGAGATGCATCAGCTGGCTGAGCTCGGATTCATTGTTGTTCAGATAGATGGGATGGGAACGTCGAACCGCTCGAAAGCATTTCATGATGTATGCTGGAAGAATCTTAAGGATGCAGGATTCCCCGACAGAATACCATGGATAAAGGCTGCAGCAATTAAATATCCATCGATGGATATTGAGAGAGTTGGTATTTACGGAGGATCAGCAGGTGGTCAGAATGCTGCAGGGGCAGTATTGTTTCATCCCGAATTTTATAAGGTTGCAGTGGCCGCCTGCGGTTGTCACGATAACCGTATGGATAAGATGTGGTGGAACGAACAATGGATGGGTTGGCCTGTTGGTGTGGAGTACTCTGAGTCATCGAATGTTGATAATGCATGGAGATTAAAGGGCAGGTTGCTTCTGATAAACGGAGAGATGGATAACAATGTCGATCCTGCTTCAACCGAGCAGCTTGTTAATGCTTTGATAAAAGCCAATAAAGAATTTGAATATGTTTTTGTTCCTGGGGCTAAACATATCAGCAATGGTGGTGTTTATGGTAGCAGGAAACGACGTGATTTTTTCGTTAAGCATTTGCTCGGAACAGATCCTCCTGAGTGGAACATAATTGAAAAATAA
- a CDS encoding thiamine pyrophosphate-binding protein, whose product MTIAEYIADQLYTNGVRFVFGIPGGPSIPYMEAFKNAGIEFILTSNEASAGIMADVTSRLTGVPGICHATFGPGATNISTGVGGAMLDRSAVIVFTTEVSDDMINRTTQMNINHQKLFEPVTLATFRLTTGNVKEVMESAIRFCNGIYPGPVHIGLPSDISGNEIIDSGETGIISEQEYHQNDIQKIISDLEKSRRPLLAIGLTAVRENIHSEMQEFLKKYRMPVVITPMAKGIINEDNPCYAGVLFHSLSDYLEDIYEKTDLVIGIGYDPVEFNYESWIPDVPLIHFDTRQTDIPRRDSVNQYIGPSNEWFTILKNLNEGSLIFEEHLIRGVRDEMISVFEGFTNHFGPAAALKVLQDELPVNTILTSDVGSHLHLIGQFWQTSGKNRVIMTNGWSGMGFGIPAALAAQLNDKHANVVCITGDGGFLMMAGEIITARRYNLPVIIVVFSDGELNLIKVKQSWKELPPYGTILYQGDLFGADTFLGIKVLRADSTERMRAAIIEALSEHEPVIINAVIDPEDYKWLIVKR is encoded by the coding sequence ATGACTATTGCTGAATATATTGCTGATCAGCTATATACAAATGGTGTAAGGTTTGTTTTCGGAATCCCCGGCGGACCATCGATCCCATATATGGAGGCATTTAAAAATGCAGGTATAGAGTTCATACTCACCTCAAATGAGGCATCTGCAGGTATTATGGCTGACGTTACCTCAAGGCTGACAGGCGTTCCGGGAATATGTCATGCTACCTTCGGACCGGGCGCTACCAATATTTCTACAGGTGTAGGGGGTGCCATGCTTGACCGGTCTGCTGTTATAGTTTTCACAACAGAGGTTTCTGATGATATGATCAACCGGACAACCCAGATGAACATTAACCATCAGAAGCTTTTTGAACCTGTTACTCTGGCAACTTTCAGGCTGACAACAGGAAATGTAAAGGAAGTTATGGAATCAGCAATCCGGTTTTGCAATGGAATTTACCCCGGACCGGTACACATCGGATTACCATCTGATATATCAGGAAATGAGATAATTGATTCAGGCGAAACAGGCATAATCAGTGAACAGGAGTATCATCAGAATGATATTCAAAAGATTATTTCAGATCTGGAGAAGTCGAGACGTCCTCTTCTGGCTATCGGACTGACAGCAGTAAGGGAGAATATACACTCAGAGATGCAGGAATTTCTGAAAAAATACAGGATGCCGGTAGTGATCACACCAATGGCGAAGGGAATAATCAATGAAGACAATCCCTGTTATGCAGGAGTGCTATTTCATTCTTTAAGTGATTACCTTGAAGACATTTATGAAAAGACCGATCTTGTTATAGGTATTGGTTATGATCCGGTTGAATTTAACTATGAATCCTGGATTCCTGATGTACCGCTTATCCACTTCGACACCAGGCAAACAGACATACCCCGCCGGGATTCGGTAAATCAGTATATCGGTCCTTCCAACGAGTGGTTTACCATCCTTAAGAACCTGAATGAGGGCTCACTGATATTTGAAGAACATCTGATCAGGGGAGTACGTGATGAGATGATATCAGTGTTTGAAGGTTTCACCAATCATTTTGGTCCGGCTGCAGCCCTAAAAGTACTGCAGGATGAGCTTCCTGTAAATACAATTCTGACATCTGATGTCGGATCACACCTTCACCTCATAGGGCAGTTCTGGCAGACATCAGGCAAGAACAGGGTAATAATGACTAACGGATGGTCGGGTATGGGATTCGGTATACCGGCTGCCCTTGCAGCGCAGCTGAATGACAAACATGCTAACGTTGTATGCATTACAGGTGATGGTGGATTCCTGATGATGGCTGGTGAGATAATTACAGCACGACGGTATAACCTTCCGGTTATAATAGTTGTCTTTTCCGACGGAGAACTGAATCTTATTAAAGTCAAACAATCGTGGAAAGAGCTGCCTCCATATGGCACAATTCTATATCAGGGTGACTTATTCGGAGCAGATACCTTTCTGGGAATAAAGGTTTTAAGAGCCGACTCAACAGAAAGAATGAGAGCCGCAATTATTGAAGCACTGTCGGAGCATGAACCAGTTATTATAAATGCGGTGATTGATCCTGAGGATTATAAGTGGCTGATTGTAAAAAGATAA
- a CDS encoding GNAT family N-acetyltransferase produces the protein MEILFEGVKLRPWTTNDAGALAVIADNKKVADNLRDGFPNPYSLQDAIDWLNIILPENQPPRFFAIMVNKQLVGSIGIVTKSDIYRKNFEIGYFLAEEHWGKGIATRAIKAATSYGFKDFDVVRIYAEPFADNPGSRRALEKAGYRLEATLHRNVIKNGIIKDSCIYSVLKEDFKYYI, from the coding sequence ATGGAAATCCTTTTTGAGGGAGTTAAACTGAGACCCTGGACTACTAATGATGCCGGGGCGTTGGCTGTTATAGCTGATAATAAAAAAGTCGCTGACAACCTCCGGGATGGTTTTCCTAATCCATATTCACTACAAGATGCCATTGACTGGCTGAATATTATATTGCCGGAAAACCAGCCTCCGCGGTTTTTTGCTATTATGGTAAATAAACAACTGGTTGGCAGTATTGGCATTGTGACAAAATCAGATATCTACAGGAAAAACTTTGAGATCGGGTATTTTCTTGCTGAAGAGCATTGGGGAAAAGGAATTGCAACCAGAGCTATCAAGGCAGCAACTTCATATGGCTTCAAAGATTTTGATGTAGTCAGGATTTATGCCGAACCTTTTGCAGATAATCCAGGATCGCGCAGAGCCCTTGAGAAAGCCGGATACAGACTTGAAGCAACCCTTCACAGAAATGTTATCAAGAACGGAATAATTAAGGATAGCTGTATATATTCGGTGCTGAAGGAGGATTTCAAATACTATATTTAA
- a CDS encoding 30S ribosomal protein THX, with translation MGKGDKKSRRGKIILGTFGVRRLRKKTFKPEVKPVKVAAEKEHKEKKAVKEKKEAVPVAEVAEVKEVKAVKAAREKAPAAAKEKAPVAEKAPKAEKEKKAPKAEKPVKTAKPKKEK, from the coding sequence ATGGGAAAAGGTGATAAAAAATCGAGAAGAGGTAAAATTATACTCGGTACTTTTGGTGTCAGACGTCTTCGCAAAAAGACCTTTAAACCTGAAGTAAAACCTGTAAAAGTAGCTGCAGAAAAGGAACATAAGGAAAAGAAGGCAGTGAAAGAAAAGAAAGAAGCAGTTCCTGTTGCAGAGGTTGCAGAAGTAAAAGAAGTTAAGGCTGTTAAGGCTGCCAGGGAAAAGGCACCTGCAGCTGCGAAGGAGAAAGCACCGGTAGCTGAAAAAGCACCTAAGGCTGAGAAAGAAAAGAAAGCACCTAAAGCTGAAAAACCTGTAAAGACAGCTAAACCTAAAAAAGAAAAGTAG
- a CDS encoding DNA-3-methyladenine glycosylase I — MTYCDYIKTISGEQLMLHKEYHDKHYGFPIDDDNELFERLMFEINQAGLNWILILKKQHNFRKAFDNFRVEIVAEYGDNDFQRLMHDEGIIRNRLKINAAIENAKTIITIKREFGSFRNWLDINSKQNETVESWTKLFKKTFKFTGGEIVNEFLMSTGYLPGAHSPDCPVYRKIEEIKRKS; from the coding sequence ATGACCTATTGCGATTATATAAAAACTATTTCAGGGGAACAGCTTATGCTTCACAAGGAGTACCACGATAAACATTATGGTTTCCCTATTGACGATGACAATGAACTTTTTGAGAGATTAATGTTTGAGATAAACCAGGCTGGCCTGAACTGGATCCTCATACTTAAAAAGCAACACAATTTCCGTAAAGCATTTGACAATTTCAGAGTTGAAATAGTAGCAGAATACGGAGATAATGATTTTCAAAGACTTATGCATGATGAAGGTATAATCAGAAACCGGCTAAAAATAAATGCTGCTATTGAAAATGCAAAAACAATAATCACGATTAAAAGGGAATTTGGTTCATTCAGGAACTGGCTCGATATAAACTCCAAACAGAATGAGACTGTTGAAAGCTGGACAAAACTCTTTAAAAAGACATTCAAATTTACAGGTGGTGAAATTGTAAACGAGTTTTTGATGAGTACCGGCTATTTGCCTGGAGCGCATAGTCCCGATTGTCCGGTATATAGAAAAATAGAAGAAATAAAAAGAAAAAGTTGA
- a CDS encoding pyridoxamine 5'-phosphate oxidase family protein, translating into MRRKDREVTEDESIKDIINRADVCRIALAVENEPYIVTMNFGYVPVGKGVLYFHCANEGRKLDMIRKNNHVCFQMDTDHKLYGGEKGCDWGMNFSSVVGYGNISVITEDDRKTEGLNAIMSHYGATGEITYSENVMSRTTILRLDITRMTGKKR; encoded by the coding sequence ATGAGAAGAAAAGACAGAGAAGTGACTGAAGATGAGAGCATAAAAGATATAATTAACAGGGCGGATGTTTGCAGGATTGCCCTTGCAGTTGAAAATGAACCATATATTGTTACAATGAATTTCGGATATGTTCCTGTTGGCAAAGGAGTACTCTATTTCCATTGCGCTAATGAGGGAAGAAAACTTGATATGATAAGAAAAAACAACCATGTCTGCTTTCAGATGGATACAGATCATAAACTTTATGGAGGTGAGAAAGGATGTGACTGGGGGATGAATTTTTCTAGTGTTGTGGGTTATGGTAATATTTCGGTAATAACTGAAGATGACAGGAAGACTGAAGGGCTTAATGCTATAATGTCGCATTATGGAGCAACTGGTGAGATTACTTACAGTGAGAATGTTATGAGTAGAACAACTATTCTGAGGCTCGACATTACCCGGATGACCGGAAAAAAGCGTTAA
- a CDS encoding NYN domain-containing protein, translated as MQTLNDLRLAVLIDADNIPYSNVRGMLEEIAKYGTPTFKRIYGDWTRPTIAGWKSVLLENAITPIQQYSYTKGKNSTDSALIIDGMDILYSGKVDGFCIVSSDSDFTRLATRLREAGMKVIGIGERKTPHPFIVACDKFIYLEIITSSSAVAEAAPEIRKKGKPVVKKKKVEAPDTQTPAQIVKRLISSSITDLADENGWAYLGDVGNLILKKQPDFDPRNFGFPKLTPLIRSLDFEIDERESGQNHIKHNYIRNRK; from the coding sequence ATGCAAACACTAAATGATCTTCGTCTGGCAGTCCTTATAGATGCCGACAATATACCATACAGCAATGTAAGGGGTATGCTTGAGGAAATTGCCAAGTACGGCACACCTACCTTTAAGAGGATCTATGGTGACTGGACCAGACCGACTATTGCCGGTTGGAAATCCGTTCTTCTTGAGAATGCAATTACTCCGATTCAGCAGTACAGCTACACCAAAGGTAAAAACTCAACCGATTCAGCTTTGATTATTGATGGCATGGATATCCTTTATTCCGGTAAGGTTGATGGTTTTTGTATTGTCTCCAGCGACAGTGATTTTACCAGGCTTGCCACAAGATTAAGGGAAGCCGGCATGAAAGTTATAGGAATAGGGGAAAGAAAGACACCTCATCCTTTTATTGTTGCCTGTGACAAGTTCATATACCTTGAGATAATTACTTCGTCATCAGCAGTTGCAGAAGCCGCCCCTGAGATCAGGAAGAAAGGCAAACCGGTTGTAAAAAAGAAAAAGGTTGAAGCACCTGATACCCAGACACCAGCGCAGATAGTAAAAAGACTGATTTCTTCTTCAATTACAGACCTGGCTGATGAAAACGGCTGGGCGTATCTCGGTGATGTCGGCAATCTGATCCTAAAGAAACAACCTGATTTTGATCCGAGAAACTTTGGTTTCCCAAAACTTACTCCCCTCATTCGCTCGCTCGATTTTGAGATTGACGAGAGAGAATCGGGGCAGAACCATATCAAGCATAACTATATCAGGAACAGGAAGTGA
- a CDS encoding cold-shock protein: protein MKGTVKWYDRVKGYGFLQTEDNKDIFIHRSGLEVSHTELEAGQAVEFEIEQREKGPVAIKVKRVD, encoded by the coding sequence ATGAAAGGTACTGTTAAATGGTATGACAGAGTAAAAGGTTACGGATTCCTTCAGACAGAAGACAATAAGGATATCTTTATCCACCGTTCAGGTTTAGAAGTTTCCCATACCGAACTTGAGGCAGGTCAGGCAGTTGAATTTGAAATTGAGCAGAGGGAAAAAGGACCGGTTGCCATCAAGGTTAAAAGAGTAGACTAG
- a CDS encoding RNA-binding protein, translated as MNIYVGSLHFKMSEAELKEIFEEYGEVTSAKIIIDKYSGKSKGFGFVEMPNDAEAKKAIEELNGAEVSGRNIIVNESIERTDRRSNFRGGDGGGDRRGGSGGGNRRDNYR; from the coding sequence ATGAACATTTACGTAGGAAGTCTTCATTTTAAAATGAGTGAAGCAGAATTAAAAGAAATCTTTGAAGAGTATGGCGAAGTAACATCCGCAAAAATCATTATTGACAAGTACTCTGGAAAAAGCAAAGGATTTGGTTTCGTTGAGATGCCAAATGACGCTGAAGCAAAAAAAGCTATCGAAGAACTAAACGGCGCTGAAGTTAGCGGAAGAAACATTATCGTTAACGAGTCAATCGAAAGAACTGACAGAAGAAGTAATTTCCGTGGTGGTGACGGTGGTGGTGACCGCAGAGGCGGAAGCGGTGGTGGAAACAGAAGAGATAACTACAGGTAG
- a CDS encoding Gfo/Idh/MocA family oxidoreductase: MKEEKKGMSRRRFLGTATLGVAGMVVLPSIASSCKGTPPADTEIKLGFIGMGQQAMFLLNGFMQIPGVKVLAGCDVYGIKRKRFEKRVTEFYAKAGKEVKVDTYEKFEDLIARTDLTAVVIAVPDHSHARIAIAALKAGKDVYLEKPMTFTIKEGQELKKVVRENNRILGIGSQQRSSAEFQHAVKLVQDGALGKITKVHAYVGAPPKPYDLPEEPIPADLNWDLWLGSLPMPIHFNNQLDPPISLDPPQDEQFWGAWRWYSEMGGGFTTDWGAHMFDVAQWGLGMDRNGPVEISPVGDGTEYMTFKYANGVVMTSEPFDEKKTKGVKFIGETGWLEVSRGFFNASDPKFNPPPAATNVEGPYETRIPHQLNFVEAVKNHVDPAVPVEVGHSSCTVCTLGNIACTLKRTIKWDPQTETFVDDTDGAATKLMHYEYRAGYKLV, encoded by the coding sequence ATGAAAGAAGAAAAAAAAGGTATGTCAAGACGCCGGTTTCTTGGCACAGCAACTCTCGGTGTAGCTGGAATGGTAGTGCTTCCGAGCATTGCATCATCATGTAAAGGCACTCCGCCTGCAGACACTGAAATCAAATTGGGCTTTATTGGAATGGGGCAGCAGGCTATGTTTCTGCTTAACGGCTTTATGCAGATTCCAGGTGTTAAAGTACTTGCAGGATGCGATGTTTATGGAATTAAACGTAAGCGTTTCGAGAAAAGGGTAACTGAATTCTATGCCAAGGCAGGAAAAGAAGTTAAAGTTGATACCTATGAGAAATTTGAAGATCTGATTGCAAGAACTGATCTTACTGCAGTTGTTATTGCAGTGCCTGATCATTCTCATGCAAGAATAGCTATTGCTGCTTTGAAAGCTGGTAAAGACGTTTATCTTGAGAAACCAATGACTTTCACAATCAAAGAGGGTCAGGAACTGAAAAAAGTTGTCAGGGAAAATAACAGGATACTAGGAATCGGAAGTCAGCAGAGATCATCAGCTGAATTCCAGCATGCTGTTAAACTAGTTCAGGATGGTGCACTTGGCAAGATAACCAAAGTGCATGCTTATGTTGGTGCTCCTCCTAAACCGTATGATCTTCCTGAAGAACCGATTCCTGCTGATCTTAACTGGGATTTGTGGCTGGGATCACTTCCGATGCCAATTCATTTTAATAATCAGCTCGATCCTCCGATATCACTTGATCCTCCTCAGGATGAACAATTCTGGGGTGCATGGAGATGGTATTCAGAGATGGGAGGCGGATTTACAACCGACTGGGGTGCCCATATGTTCGATGTTGCTCAGTGGGGACTCGGCATGGACAGAAATGGTCCGGTTGAAATTTCACCTGTCGGCGACGGCACAGAATATATGACTTTCAAATATGCCAATGGTGTTGTGATGACATCAGAACCTTTTGATGAGAAAAAAACAAAAGGTGTTAAGTTCATAGGCGAAACTGGATGGTTAGAAGTGTCAAGAGGCTTCTTTAATGCCTCAGATCCTAAATTTAATCCTCCTCCGGCAGCTACAAATGTTGAAGGTCCGTATGAAACAAGAATTCCTCACCAGCTAAACTTCGTGGAAGCAGTCAAAAATCATGTTGATCCTGCTGTTCCTGTAGAGGTTGGTCATAGCAGCTGCACAGTTTGTACTCTTGGTAACATAGCATGCACACTGAAGCGCACCATTAAGTGGGATCCGCAGACTGAGACATTTGTGGATGATACCGATGGTGCTGCCACTAAGCTTATGCATTACGAGTACAGAGCTGGTTACAAGCTTGTATAG
- a CDS encoding alpha-L-fucosidase, whose product MKRREMIKKATLLASTPLLLPGPFYGFGNSPGYTWSNEKVKRFGDSRDWFFEKRYGMFIHWGLYSIPAWHEQHQWRARVPRAEYVKLANQWNPKKFDPEEWLDTMEMAGMKYITITTKHHDGFCLWDTKQTKFNTMNTPYKQDIIGKLSDACHRRNVPLCLYYSIADWNHPNYPNQGRHHELAGPEPGDTPDWDKYMEFLKAQVKELCSNYGKIDGFWWDMNVPLYKDPSVNAMIRSLQPSAVINNRGFDDGDFGTPERDFAAAEADATVLERPTEACQSVGMESWGYKKDEDYYTDLHLERSIDKYLSRDANYLLNVGPTAEGLIPDQSYEILERLGEWYLSVEESFVNVTPVTQLLSSKDVFVTSRDKTIYIHFNKGLTGNGFKVKPLDVLPVKATLLNNNKRVECVVDLSPGDHIEQKKYLRLRNLPVNEMANSVMIIKLEFKNALS is encoded by the coding sequence ATGAAAAGACGTGAAATGATCAAGAAGGCCACTTTGCTGGCATCAACTCCTTTGTTACTTCCCGGACCATTTTACGGATTTGGGAACTCACCAGGCTATACCTGGAGTAATGAAAAAGTTAAGAGGTTTGGAGACAGCCGCGACTGGTTCTTCGAAAAGAGATACGGAATGTTCATTCACTGGGGATTATATTCAATCCCTGCCTGGCATGAGCAGCATCAGTGGAGGGCCCGTGTACCGCGAGCTGAATATGTTAAGCTTGCAAACCAGTGGAATCCGAAGAAATTTGATCCCGAAGAATGGCTCGATACAATGGAAATGGCAGGGATGAAGTACATTACAATCACAACTAAGCATCACGACGGATTCTGCTTATGGGATACAAAGCAGACAAAATTCAATACAATGAACACTCCTTACAAACAGGATATTATTGGCAAACTTTCTGATGCCTGCCACAGAAGAAACGTTCCGTTGTGCCTGTATTACTCAATAGCCGACTGGAACCATCCAAACTATCCGAATCAGGGACGACACCATGAACTTGCAGGACCGGAGCCGGGCGATACCCCTGACTGGGATAAATACATGGAATTTCTAAAGGCCCAGGTGAAGGAACTCTGTTCCAATTATGGGAAGATTGATGGATTCTGGTGGGACATGAACGTGCCTCTTTATAAAGATCCTTCAGTGAATGCCATGATCAGATCTCTGCAGCCATCAGCTGTAATCAATAACCGCGGATTTGATGATGGAGATTTCGGTACCCCTGAGCGCGATTTTGCTGCTGCTGAGGCTGATGCTACTGTGCTGGAAAGACCAACCGAGGCTTGCCAGTCAGTAGGCATGGAGAGCTGGGGCTATAAAAAAGATGAGGATTATTATACTGATCTTCATCTCGAGAGGAGCATCGACAAATATCTTTCACGCGATGCAAACTATCTGCTGAATGTGGGTCCGACCGCTGAAGGCCTGATACCTGATCAGTCATATGAGATCCTTGAACGCCTGGGCGAGTGGTACCTCTCAGTTGAGGAATCTTTCGTTAATGTTACTCCGGTTACTCAGCTGTTGAGCAGCAAGGATGTTTTTGTAACATCGCGTGATAAAACAATTTACATCCATTTCAATAAAGGACTTACGGGGAACGGATTTAAAGTGAAACCATTGGATGTTTTGCCGGTGAAAGCAACCCTTCTCAATAATAATAAAAGAGTGGAATGCGTTGTTGATCTTAGTCCAGGTGATCACATTGAACAGAAAAAATATCTGCGTCTGAGGAACCTTCCGGTAAATGAAATGGCAAATAGTGTGATGATTATTAAACTTGAATTTAAAAATGCATTATCATAA